One Fibrobacter sp. DNA window includes the following coding sequences:
- a CDS encoding histidinol-phosphatase: MAATKENLDLLNIALKAAELAQGNILKYFQNDVGVEWKADKTPVTIADKSTEELCREFWAKETPGFGVIGEEFGIESPDAEYQWVIDPIDGTKAFIHGVPLFGTLIALYRRGEAIASLIRIPAMNTAVWAVKDGGAFLGSNAQNCRVSKCSPVDKLSDALVLSGTVNTMETAGYGEQYAAVRRAARLHRGWGDCYGYYLVAAGRAELMIDPVVSLWDIAPYPLLFSEAGGKFSMLDGRTELFDANGKPTAPIYEGYTSFASNGLIHDEVASYFKK, translated from the coding sequence ATGGCCGCAACAAAAGAGAATCTTGATTTATTGAACATCGCCTTGAAGGCAGCAGAACTTGCCCAGGGGAACATCCTGAAGTATTTCCAGAATGACGTGGGCGTGGAATGGAAGGCCGACAAGACTCCCGTCACCATCGCCGACAAGAGTACCGAAGAACTTTGCCGCGAATTCTGGGCCAAGGAAACTCCGGGCTTCGGCGTCATTGGCGAAGAATTCGGAATCGAAAGTCCCGACGCAGAATACCAGTGGGTCATCGACCCCATCGACGGCACCAAGGCATTCATCCACGGGGTTCCCCTGTTTGGTACGCTGATTGCTCTTTACCGTCGCGGGGAAGCTATCGCAAGCTTGATTCGCATTCCTGCCATGAACACCGCCGTATGGGCTGTAAAAGATGGCGGAGCATTCCTCGGCAGCAACGCCCAGAATTGCCGCGTTTCCAAATGCTCCCCGGTGGACAAGCTGTCCGACGCCCTGGTCCTTTCCGGTACCGTCAACACCATGGAAACCGCAGGCTATGGCGAGCAGTACGCCGCCGTACGTCGCGCCGCACGCCTCCACCGCGGTTGGGGTGACTGCTATGGTTACTACCTGGTAGCCGCAGGCCGCGCCGAACTGATGATCGACCCAGTGGTTTCCCTCTGGGACATCGCTCCGTACCCGCTGTTGTTCTCTGAAGCAGGCGGCAAGTTCAGCATGCTGGACGGCAGAACCGAACTGTTCGATGCCAACGGCAAGCCCACCGCCCCCATTTATGAAGGCTATACCAGCTTCGCATCCAACGGACTCATCCACGACGAAGTGGCAAGTTACTTCAAGAAGTAG